A window of the Streptomyces sp. JB150 genome harbors these coding sequences:
- the ligD gene encoding non-homologous end-joining DNA ligase, which produces MTGAGARTVRAGRRTVEVRRPAKVLFPGGDGHPEYTKGDLVDHYRAVSPFLLPHLRGRPLMLQMHPDGIDGPRFLQKNTPENYPEWITRVDVPKEGGTVRHTVCDDSATLVYLAGQACVTLHRWLSRTGRAHSRPRSGDSASLHHPDRMVFDLDPSGDDFTPVREAAGLLGELLDTLRLPSALMTTGSRGLHVIVPLNGRHHVDEVRRFARDVADTLVAARPDRLTTAARKKDRGDRLYLDVQRNGYAQTAVAPYTVRALPGAPVAVPVTWDQLDAPDFGPRRWTIADAADQARTHPWADVPSRGRALGPARRRLDALR; this is translated from the coding sequence GTGACCGGTGCGGGAGCCCGCACGGTCCGGGCGGGCCGCCGTACGGTCGAGGTACGGCGGCCCGCCAAGGTGCTGTTCCCGGGCGGCGACGGCCATCCGGAGTACACCAAGGGCGACCTCGTCGACCACTACCGGGCGGTCTCGCCCTTCCTGCTGCCGCACCTGCGCGGGCGGCCGCTGATGCTGCAGATGCATCCCGACGGCATCGACGGGCCCCGCTTCCTGCAGAAGAACACCCCGGAGAACTACCCGGAGTGGATCACCCGCGTCGACGTGCCCAAGGAGGGCGGCACGGTCCGCCACACCGTGTGCGACGACTCCGCGACCCTCGTGTACCTCGCCGGCCAGGCGTGCGTCACGCTGCACCGCTGGCTGTCGCGCACCGGCCGCGCCCACTCCCGGCCGCGCTCCGGTGACTCGGCCTCCCTTCACCACCCCGACCGCATGGTGTTCGACCTCGACCCGTCCGGCGACGACTTCACACCCGTGCGGGAGGCGGCCGGGCTGCTCGGCGAACTCCTCGACACCCTGCGCTTGCCGTCTGCCCTGATGACCACCGGTTCACGCGGCCTGCACGTGATCGTGCCGCTGAACGGGCGGCACCACGTCGACGAGGTACGGCGGTTCGCGCGCGACGTCGCCGACACCCTCGTCGCCGCGCGCCCCGACCGGCTCACCACCGCGGCCCGCAAGAAGGACCGCGGCGACCGGCTCTACCTGGACGTCCAGCGCAACGGCTACGCCCAGACGGCCGTCGCCCCCTACACCGTCCGCGCCCTCCCCGGCGCGCCGGTCGCCGTGCCCGTCACCTGGGACCAGCTGGACGCACCGGACTTCGGCCCGCGCCGCTGGACCATCGCCGACGCCGCCGACCAGGCGCGGACCCACCCCTGGGCGGACGTGCCGAGCCGGGGCCGCGCCCTCGGACCGGCCCGGCGCAGGCTCGACGCGCTGCGCTGA
- a CDS encoding gas vesicle protein has protein sequence MSNTDRTSHSQRSQKNQTDSTDETDDTENTDNSRTAVDDRPRPMEVLREARAQLAELTGMTPESVSSFEQTEDGWSLEVEVLELERVPDTMSLMASYQVELDPQGQLTGYRRIRRYERGRADARSGGR, from the coding sequence ATGTCGAACACAGATCGCACATCACATTCGCAGCGTTCACAGAAAAACCAAACCGACAGCACGGACGAAACCGACGACACCGAGAACACCGACAACTCCCGTACGGCGGTGGACGACCGGCCGAGGCCGATGGAGGTGCTGCGCGAGGCGCGCGCCCAGCTCGCCGAACTCACCGGGATGACCCCCGAGTCCGTGTCGTCCTTCGAACAGACGGAGGACGGCTGGTCCCTTGAGGTGGAGGTGCTCGAACTCGAGCGCGTGCCCGACACGATGAGCCTGATGGCGAGCTATCAGGTCGAACTCGACCCGCAGGGCCAGCTCACGGGCTACCGGCGCATCCGCCGCTACGAACGCGGGCGGGCCGACGCACGGTCCGGCGGCCGCTAG
- a CDS encoding gas vesicle structural protein GvpA, with amino-acid sequence MTVVPAQQTGSGGGSSGLYDVLELVLDRGLVIDAFVRVSLVGIEILKIDVRVVVASVDTYLRFAEACNRLDLESGPRKSPGLPDVVGQITESGARGKSKGALSGAAQTISDAFKQARDENNAEPETKSSRRGSTSRRKEEQE; translated from the coding sequence ATGACCGTTGTCCCGGCACAGCAGACCGGATCGGGAGGCGGCTCCAGCGGCCTCTACGACGTCCTGGAGCTCGTCCTCGACCGAGGGCTCGTCATCGACGCCTTCGTGCGGGTCTCCCTGGTCGGCATCGAGATTCTGAAGATCGACGTACGTGTCGTCGTGGCCAGCGTCGACACCTACCTGCGCTTCGCCGAGGCCTGTAACCGCCTCGACCTGGAGTCCGGGCCGCGCAAGAGCCCGGGCCTGCCCGACGTCGTCGGCCAGATCACCGAGTCCGGGGCGCGCGGCAAGTCCAAGGGCGCCCTGTCCGGCGCCGCGCAGACCATCTCGGACGCCTTCAAGCAGGCGCGTGACGAGAACAACGCCGAACCCGAGACCAAGAGCAGCCGCCGCGGTTCCACGTCCCGCCGGAAGGAGGAGCAGGAGTGA
- a CDS encoding GvpL/GvpF family gas vesicle protein: protein MSTYVYGIAARSHPGLPDGMDGVGDPARPVRILREGELAAIVSDAPEGLRPKRRDLVAHQNVLSEAGAAGCVLPMRFGSLADDDASVTSVLAERAEHYQERLRALEGKVEYNIKATHIEEAVLHHVMAEDPEIRSLAEANRQAGGGSYEQKLRLGEMVAAAVKAKEAEDGAAVQRLLEQAADTISVGPESTGWLVNISFLVDRDAPGPFLTAVDQARKSLPHVELRVNGPLPPYSFVDPGPAEHAGTAAAGTAAAGAGSAEE, encoded by the coding sequence GTGAGCACCTACGTCTACGGCATCGCCGCCCGCTCCCACCCGGGCCTGCCGGACGGCATGGACGGCGTCGGAGACCCGGCCCGTCCCGTGCGGATCCTGAGGGAGGGCGAGCTGGCGGCCATCGTCAGCGACGCGCCCGAGGGGCTGCGCCCCAAGCGGCGCGACCTGGTCGCCCACCAGAACGTGCTCTCCGAGGCCGGCGCCGCCGGCTGTGTGCTGCCCATGCGGTTCGGCAGCCTGGCCGACGACGACGCCTCGGTCACCAGCGTCCTCGCCGAACGCGCCGAGCACTACCAGGAGCGGCTGCGGGCCCTCGAGGGCAAGGTCGAGTACAACATCAAGGCCACGCACATCGAAGAGGCCGTACTGCACCACGTGATGGCCGAGGACCCCGAGATCCGCTCCCTCGCCGAGGCCAACCGGCAGGCGGGCGGTGGCAGTTACGAGCAGAAGCTGCGGCTCGGCGAGATGGTCGCGGCCGCGGTGAAGGCCAAGGAGGCCGAGGACGGCGCCGCGGTGCAGCGGCTGCTGGAGCAGGCCGCCGACACGATCAGCGTCGGGCCCGAGTCCACCGGCTGGCTGGTCAACATCTCGTTCCTGGTGGACCGGGACGCGCCCGGCCCCTTCCTCACGGCCGTCGACCAGGCCCGCAAGAGCCTGCCCCACGTGGAGCTGCGCGTGAACGGCCCGCTCCCGCCGTACAGCTTCGTCGACCCCGGCCCCGCCGAGCACGCGGGCACGGCCGCCGCGGGCACGGCCGCCGCGGGCGCGGGGAGCGCTGAGGAGTGA
- a CDS encoding gas vesicle protein GvpG produces MGLIGEVLMLPLAPVRGSAWAIRQVLQEAERIYYDPATVRAELARLEEQLNAGEITEEEFDRREDELLDRLEHSP; encoded by the coding sequence GTGGGACTGATCGGAGAAGTGCTCATGCTGCCGCTCGCTCCGGTGCGCGGCAGCGCCTGGGCCATCAGACAGGTCCTGCAGGAGGCGGAGCGCATCTACTACGACCCCGCCACCGTCCGGGCCGAACTCGCCCGTCTCGAGGAGCAGCTGAACGCCGGGGAAATCACCGAGGAGGAGTTCGACCGCCGCGAGGACGAGCTCCTCGACCGGCTGGAGCATTCGCCGTGA
- a CDS encoding cyclase/dehydrase, with amino-acid sequence MTGVHTPVVSGRRGLLGEVARSDAAARLRAEAGQYLAAHVRRLLAEAGRGLGTATVRLTGIAEGRDPGFARLARDTGRKLAQGKSPARAALEIAAARLTNRPGRRTARPLTVVGQIDVGVSADEAYEAWARHPHARPATGRRLVRTGRNPRGVVSFHPLGDSLTRVLLVAEYATPRRPAARAGLLLRAPRRRARRALEDFARHVTLRGVPEGDDSPDALPENTRPTPGSRR; translated from the coding sequence ATGACCGGGGTGCACACGCCGGTCGTGTCCGGCCGTCGTGGCCTGCTCGGGGAGGTGGCCCGCAGCGACGCGGCCGCGCGGCTGAGGGCGGAGGCCGGGCAGTATCTGGCCGCCCACGTCCGGCGGCTGCTCGCCGAGGCCGGCCGCGGGCTCGGCACGGCCACGGTCCGGCTCACCGGCATCGCCGAGGGCCGCGACCCCGGCTTCGCCCGGCTGGCCCGGGACACGGGCCGCAAGCTCGCCCAGGGCAAGAGCCCGGCGCGGGCCGCGCTGGAGATCGCCGCCGCCCGGCTGACGAACCGGCCGGGCCGCCGGACGGCCCGGCCGCTGACCGTCGTCGGGCAGATCGACGTCGGTGTGTCCGCCGACGAGGCCTACGAGGCGTGGGCGCGGCACCCGCACGCGCGTCCGGCCACCGGCAGACGGCTGGTGCGGACCGGGCGGAACCCGCGGGGCGTGGTGTCCTTCCACCCGCTCGGCGACAGCCTGACCCGGGTGCTGCTGGTCGCCGAGTACGCGACCCCCCGACGGCCGGCCGCGCGGGCCGGCCTTCTGCTGCGGGCGCCGCGCCGCCGGGCCCGGCGCGCCCTGGAGGACTTCGCCCGGCACGTCACGCTGCGCGGGGTACCCGAGGGGGACGACAGCCCGGACGCCCTGCCCGAGAACACCAGGCCGACCCCAGGGAGCCGCCGATGA
- a CDS encoding gas vesicle protein yields MTTASRLPEPYGRDGGANLADILERVLDKGVVIAGDIRINLLDIELLTIKLRLIVASVDKAKEMGIDWWENDPALSSRARRDELARRDDDRHDELARENAELRERLAALEAGRTREES; encoded by the coding sequence ATGACCACCGCCAGCAGACTTCCCGAGCCGTACGGCCGCGACGGGGGCGCCAACCTCGCCGACATCCTGGAGCGCGTCCTCGACAAGGGCGTCGTCATCGCGGGCGACATCCGGATCAACCTGCTCGACATCGAACTGCTCACCATCAAGCTGCGGCTCATCGTCGCCTCGGTCGACAAGGCGAAGGAGATGGGCATCGACTGGTGGGAGAACGATCCGGCCCTGTCCTCCCGCGCCCGTCGCGACGAGCTCGCCCGCCGGGACGACGACCGGCACGACGAGCTCGCCCGCGAGAACGCCGAGTTGCGTGAGCGGCTGGCGGCCCTGGAGGCCGGCCGTACCCGGGAGGAATCGTGA
- a CDS encoding GvpL/GvpF family gas vesicle protein, with protein sequence MTTGLRYVYAVCRPFGTPLQSQLTGVGGAPPRLLHHHGLVAIVSTVPERHFAEEPLRAHLEDLDWLTETARAHQQVIDALTTVTTPLPLRLATVFRDDSAVRTMIETREEFFRQALDRLEGRVEWGVKVYAETEPDESGEPEPNSGKAASGRDYLRRRSARVRTREERWQQAETFATRLHETLSEYAEDSVLHAPQNAALSGVPGRNVLNAAYLVPRSRSEEFVELVDRTKDDPSGMRVELTGPWAAYSFVRAADLEDDEENGEGDLP encoded by the coding sequence ATGACCACCGGACTTCGCTACGTCTACGCCGTCTGCCGCCCCTTCGGCACGCCGCTGCAGTCCCAGCTGACGGGCGTCGGCGGCGCCCCGCCCCGGCTGCTGCACCACCACGGCCTGGTCGCCATCGTCAGCACCGTGCCCGAGCGGCACTTCGCCGAGGAGCCGCTGCGCGCCCACCTGGAGGACCTGGACTGGCTCACCGAGACCGCCCGCGCCCACCAGCAGGTGATCGACGCGCTCACCACGGTCACCACCCCGCTCCCGCTCAGGCTGGCCACCGTCTTCCGCGACGACAGCGCGGTCCGGACGATGATCGAGACCCGCGAGGAGTTCTTCCGGCAGGCCCTGGACCGGCTGGAGGGGCGGGTGGAATGGGGCGTGAAGGTCTACGCCGAAACGGAGCCCGACGAATCCGGGGAGCCGGAGCCGAATTCCGGGAAAGCCGCTTCGGGCCGGGACTATCTGCGGCGGCGCAGCGCCCGCGTCCGCACGCGCGAGGAACGATGGCAGCAGGCCGAGACGTTCGCCACCCGGCTGCACGAGACGCTTTCCGAGTACGCCGAGGATTCCGTTCTGCACGCCCCGCAGAATGCGGCGCTCTCCGGAGTTCCGGGGCGCAATGTGCTGAACGCCGCGTATCTGGTCCCGCGCAGTCGTTCCGAGGAATTCGTGGAACTGGTGGACCGTACGAAGGACGACCCTTCCGGAATGCGGGTGGAACTCACCGGCCCGTGGGCGGCCTATTCGTTCGTCAGGGCCGCCGACCTGGAGGACGACGAGGAGAACGGGGAGGGCGACCTGCCGTGA
- a CDS encoding gas vesicle protein, translated as MTVVERREIALVDLLDRLLAGGVVITGDITLRIADVDLVRIDLNALISSVNAQVPAPWESWEG; from the coding sequence GTGACCGTCGTCGAGCGCCGTGAGATCGCCCTGGTGGACCTGCTCGACCGGCTGCTGGCCGGCGGGGTGGTCATCACCGGTGACATCACCCTGCGGATCGCGGACGTCGATCTCGTCCGCATCGATCTGAACGCCCTGATCAGCTCGGTGAACGCGCAGGTACCCGCACCGTGGGAATCGTGGGAGGGATGA
- a CDS encoding gas vesicle protein K, with amino-acid sequence MGGETAAGVAAGGEDTSRPPGRRHRLELEPDTVERDLVKLVLTVVELLRQLMERQAVRRFDAGDLTEEQEERIGLTLMLLDDRMTELRERYGLRPEDLNLDLGPLGPLLPRD; translated from the coding sequence ATGGGCGGGGAGACCGCGGCCGGGGTGGCCGCGGGCGGGGAGGACACGTCGCGTCCGCCGGGCCGGCGCCACCGGCTGGAGCTGGAGCCCGACACCGTCGAGCGCGACCTGGTGAAGCTGGTCCTCACCGTCGTGGAGCTGTTGCGGCAGCTCATGGAGCGGCAGGCGGTGCGCCGGTTCGACGCCGGTGACCTGACCGAGGAGCAGGAGGAGCGGATCGGGCTCACACTGATGCTGCTCGACGACCGGATGACCGAGCTGCGCGAGCGCTACGGACTGCGGCCCGAGGACCTGAATCTGGACCTCGGGCCGCTGGGACCGCTGCTGCCCCGGGACTGA
- a CDS encoding hydrophobic protein, with translation MVPILLVLLLALLLFGAGFAVELLWWIAVAVLVVWLLGFLLRGTTAAGSRGRWYRW, from the coding sequence ATGGTACCCATCCTGCTCGTACTGCTTTTGGCACTGCTTCTCTTCGGTGCCGGATTCGCCGTGGAACTGCTGTGGTGGATCGCCGTGGCCGTGCTCGTCGTGTGGCTGCTCGGATTCCTGCTGCGCGGCACGACGGCGGCCGGTTCCCGGGGACGGTGGTATCGATGGTGA
- a CDS encoding class I SAM-dependent methyltransferase, protein MPEAQETAVYTHGHHESVLRSHTWRTAANSAAYLLGVLEPGMRVLDVGCGPGTITADLAELVPDGRVTGVDRAAEVLEQARATAAERGLRNVDFAVADVHALDYPDDTFCVVHAHQVLQHVGDPVGALREMRRVVRPGGYIAVRDSDYAAMTWYPASTGMDEWLALYRRVARANGGEPDAGRRLKSWALRAGLTGITATSSTWTFSTARERAWWSGLWADRTLASAYARVAVGGGHATEEELRAVSDAWREWGRHEDGWFTVLHGEILCRKEA, encoded by the coding sequence ATGCCGGAAGCGCAGGAGACCGCCGTCTACACGCACGGCCACCACGAGTCGGTGCTGCGGTCGCACACCTGGCGGACCGCCGCCAACTCCGCCGCCTATCTGCTCGGTGTCCTGGAGCCCGGCATGAGGGTCCTGGACGTCGGCTGCGGGCCCGGCACCATCACCGCCGACCTGGCGGAGCTGGTCCCCGACGGCCGGGTCACGGGGGTCGACCGGGCCGCGGAGGTGCTGGAGCAGGCGCGGGCGACGGCGGCGGAGCGGGGACTGCGCAACGTCGACTTCGCCGTGGCCGACGTGCACGCCCTGGACTACCCGGACGACACGTTCTGCGTGGTCCACGCCCACCAGGTGCTGCAGCACGTCGGCGACCCGGTCGGGGCGCTGCGCGAAATGCGGCGGGTGGTGCGGCCGGGCGGCTACATCGCGGTACGGGACTCCGACTACGCCGCGATGACCTGGTACCCCGCGTCGACGGGCATGGACGAGTGGCTGGCCCTGTACCGGCGGGTGGCCCGCGCCAACGGCGGCGAGCCGGACGCCGGGCGCCGGCTGAAGTCGTGGGCGCTGCGCGCGGGGCTGACCGGCATCACGGCGACCTCCTCCACCTGGACGTTCTCGACCGCGCGGGAGCGGGCCTGGTGGAGCGGGCTGTGGGCGGACCGCACCCTCGCCTCCGCGTACGCGCGCGTCGCCGTGGGCGGCGGCCACGCCACCGAGGAGGAGCTGCGGGCGGTGTCGGACGCCTGGCGGGAGTGGGGGCGGCACGAGGACGGCTGGTTCACCGTTCTGCACGGCGAGATCCTGTGCCGTAAGGAAGCCTGA
- a CDS encoding bifunctional phosphatase PAP2/diacylglycerol kinase family protein, with amino-acid sequence MSPDVDLTAPRAGRHPLRSRLLALDSRLFEFAAARHWPAAEPVLPRLSRSANHGVLWFAAAAAMAASRTPRGRRAAARGLASLTLASLTINTVGKRSVRRPRPLLDPVPAVRQLKRQPITTSFPSGHAASAAAFAAGVAMESPAWGAAVAPVAFSVAMSRVYTGVHFPSDVAAGAALGVGAAFAVRGLVPTRDQHATPARPRAELPALPEGEGLVMVVNTAAGSADRVRGLREALPRAEIVECAPEDVAAELGKAAARARVLGVCGGDGTVNAAADAALRHGLPLAVLPGGTLNHFALDLGVEDPRSFVRAVQRGEGVRVDVGRYACGERRGIFLNTCSLGVYPELVRERDRWSHRIGDWPAGVLAAVRVLRADRHPLEAGVGGRPRPLWLLFAGNGTYHRMGLAPGRRRDLADGLLDVRVVHGGRRPALRLLAAAFAGPLTRSPAHAAVRVARLRLADVAPGTLLAYDGEVTEVEGEVTLEKDPEALAVYRPVT; translated from the coding sequence ATGAGCCCAGACGTCGACCTGACCGCCCCGCGCGCGGGGCGCCATCCGCTGCGCAGCCGCCTGCTCGCCCTCGACTCGCGCTTGTTCGAGTTCGCCGCCGCACGGCACTGGCCGGCCGCCGAGCCCGTCCTGCCGCGCCTGAGCCGCAGCGCCAACCACGGGGTGCTGTGGTTCGCGGCGGCCGCGGCGATGGCGGCGAGCCGCACGCCACGGGGCCGCCGGGCCGCCGCGCGCGGACTGGCCTCGCTGACTCTCGCCTCGCTCACCATCAACACCGTCGGCAAGCGCTCGGTGCGCCGCCCCCGGCCGCTGCTCGACCCGGTGCCGGCGGTGCGGCAGCTGAAGCGCCAGCCGATCACCACGTCCTTCCCGTCCGGGCACGCGGCGTCGGCGGCGGCCTTCGCGGCGGGTGTGGCGATGGAGTCGCCCGCGTGGGGCGCGGCGGTGGCGCCGGTGGCGTTCTCGGTGGCCATGTCCCGCGTCTACACCGGCGTCCACTTCCCGAGCGACGTCGCCGCCGGTGCCGCCCTCGGGGTGGGCGCCGCGTTCGCCGTACGGGGCCTGGTGCCCACCCGGGACCAGCACGCGACGCCCGCGCGGCCGCGCGCCGAGCTGCCCGCGCTGCCCGAGGGCGAGGGACTGGTCATGGTCGTCAACACCGCGGCGGGCTCCGCCGACCGGGTGCGCGGCCTGCGGGAGGCGCTGCCCCGCGCGGAGATCGTGGAGTGCGCCCCCGAGGACGTGGCCGCGGAGCTGGGCAAGGCCGCCGCGCGGGCCCGGGTGCTCGGGGTGTGCGGCGGCGACGGCACGGTGAACGCCGCCGCCGACGCCGCGCTGCGGCACGGGCTGCCGCTCGCGGTGCTGCCGGGCGGCACCCTCAACCACTTCGCCCTCGATCTGGGCGTGGAGGACCCGCGGTCGTTCGTCCGGGCGGTCCAGCGGGGCGAGGGGGTGCGGGTCGACGTCGGCCGGTACGCGTGCGGGGAGCGCCGCGGCATCTTCCTCAACACCTGTTCGCTGGGCGTCTATCCGGAGCTGGTGCGCGAGCGGGACCGCTGGTCGCACCGGATCGGCGACTGGCCGGCCGGGGTGCTCGCGGCGGTGCGGGTGCTGCGCGCCGACCGGCATCCGCTGGAGGCCGGGGTGGGCGGCCGGCCGCGCCCGTTGTGGCTGCTGTTCGCGGGCAACGGCACCTACCACCGGATGGGCCTGGCTCCGGGCCGCCGCCGGGACCTGGCGGACGGGCTGCTGGACGTCCGCGTGGTGCACGGCGGCCGCCGGCCGGCGCTGCGGCTGCTCGCCGCCGCCTTCGCGGGCCCGCTGACCCGCTCGCCCGCCCACGCGGCGGTCCGGGTCGCCCGGCTGCGCCTGGCGGACGTGGCGCCGGGCACGCTGCTCGCGTACGACGGCGAGGTCACCGAGGTGGAGGGCGAGGTGACGCTGGAGAAGGATCCGGAGGCGCTGGCGGTGTACCGCCCGGTGACATGA
- a CDS encoding ATP-binding cassette domain-containing protein — protein sequence MGHLEAAHLEYHLPDGRTLLGDVSFRVGEGTVAALVGPNGAGKTTLLRLISGELTPHGGTVTVSGGLGVMRQFVGSVRDETTVRDLLVSVAPPRIREAARAVDKAEHALMTVDDEAAQLDYAQALADWAEARGYEAETLWDMCTTAALGVPYEKAQWRQVRTLSGGEQKRLVLEALLRGTDEVLLLDEPDNYLDVPGKRWLEERLKETRKTVLFVSHDRELLARAAERIISVEPGPAGADAWVHGGGFATYHEARRERFARFEELRRRWDEKHAQLKKLVVNLRQAASVSHEMASRYAAAQTRLRKFEEAGPPPEPPREQDIRMRLKGGRTGVRAVTCRGLELTGLMKPFDLEVFYGERVAVLGSNGSGKSHFLRLLAGEDVAHTGEWKLGARVVPGHFAQTHARPELLGRTLLDILWREHAQDRGAAMSRLRRYELTAQAEQTFDRLSGGQQARFQILLLELAGATALLLDEPTDNLDLESAEALQEGLESFEGTVLAVTHDRWFARSFDRFLVFGSDGRVRETPEPVWDERRVERAR from the coding sequence ATGGGACATCTGGAAGCCGCGCACCTCGAATACCACCTCCCCGACGGGAGGACGCTGCTCGGCGACGTGTCCTTCCGGGTGGGCGAGGGCACGGTCGCCGCGCTCGTCGGGCCCAACGGGGCCGGCAAGACCACGCTGCTGCGGCTGATCTCCGGCGAGCTGACCCCGCACGGCGGCACGGTCACCGTCAGCGGCGGTCTCGGGGTGATGCGGCAGTTCGTGGGCTCCGTACGGGACGAGACGACCGTGCGCGACCTGCTGGTGTCCGTCGCGCCGCCGCGTATCCGCGAGGCCGCGCGGGCCGTCGACAAGGCCGAGCACGCCCTCATGACCGTCGACGACGAGGCCGCCCAGCTGGACTACGCCCAAGCCCTCGCCGACTGGGCCGAGGCACGCGGCTACGAGGCCGAGACGCTGTGGGACATGTGCACCACGGCCGCGCTCGGCGTGCCGTACGAGAAGGCGCAGTGGCGCCAGGTGCGCACCCTCTCCGGCGGCGAGCAGAAACGGCTCGTGCTGGAGGCGCTGCTGCGCGGCACCGACGAGGTGCTGCTCCTCGACGAGCCCGACAACTACCTCGACGTGCCGGGCAAGCGGTGGCTGGAGGAGCGGCTGAAGGAGACCCGCAAGACGGTCCTGTTCGTCTCTCACGACCGCGAACTCCTCGCCCGCGCCGCCGAGCGGATCATCTCCGTGGAGCCGGGACCGGCCGGCGCCGACGCCTGGGTGCACGGCGGCGGCTTCGCCACCTACCACGAGGCCCGCCGGGAGCGCTTCGCCCGCTTCGAGGAACTGCGCCGCCGCTGGGACGAGAAGCACGCCCAGCTGAAGAAGCTGGTGGTCAACCTGCGGCAGGCCGCGTCCGTCAGCCACGAGATGGCCTCCCGGTACGCCGCCGCCCAGACCCGGCTGCGCAAGTTCGAGGAGGCCGGGCCGCCGCCGGAGCCGCCGCGCGAGCAGGACATCCGCATGCGCCTCAAGGGCGGCCGCACCGGCGTACGGGCCGTCACCTGCCGGGGCCTGGAACTGACCGGCCTGATGAAACCCTTCGACCTGGAGGTCTTCTACGGCGAGCGGGTCGCCGTCCTCGGCTCCAACGGCTCCGGCAAGTCCCACTTCCTGCGGCTGCTGGCCGGCGAGGACGTGGCGCACACGGGGGAGTGGAAGCTGGGCGCGCGGGTCGTGCCGGGCCACTTCGCGCAGACCCACGCCCGCCCGGAGCTGCTGGGCCGCACCCTGCTCGACATCCTCTGGCGCGAACACGCCCAGGACCGGGGCGCGGCCATGTCCCGGCTGCGCCGCTACGAACTCACGGCCCAGGCCGAGCAGACGTTCGACCGGCTCTCCGGCGGCCAGCAGGCCCGCTTCCAGATCCTCCTGCTGGAGCTGGCCGGCGCCACCGCGCTGCTCCTGGACGAGCCCACCGACAACCTCGACCTGGAATCCGCCGAGGCCCTGCAGGAAGGCCTGGAGTCCTTCGAGGGCACCGTCCTCGCCGTCACCCACGACCGCTGGTTCGCCCGCTCCTTCGACCGCTTCCTGGTCTTCGGCAGCGACGGCCGCGTGCGCGAGACACCGGAACCGGTGTGGGACGAACGGCGGGTGGAGCGGGCCCGGTAG